One genomic segment of Tubulanus polymorphus chromosome 4, tnTubPoly1.2, whole genome shotgun sequence includes these proteins:
- the LOC141904096 gene encoding uncharacterized protein LOC141904096: MIPTLIAFIAAAFGVSNAFYIEKRDDVGAECGCVPRQFGGNYEFRIVDTGRKNDPNKELTTFILEGRIVIDMDVKKLYVAITNRKKPAGIEGNNEAGWYGPLDYAFMGDFTKNILSMKTGSFCINAHYESAFLRRKKLGEKLDSIRCFLRNTDSSTVSNRTDDSGKGMTFMLREMFSEFNLTYSLPDCHLNEISGLYLLPRRGEAVFPKFDISIDKFDAKELDGVTLCDKPIKEISTHQIPSLFLPYPFNT; encoded by the exons ATGATTCCTACATTGATAGCGTTCATTGCTGCGGCGTTTGGAGTCAGTAATGCTTTCTATATAGAAAAGCGTGATGATGTTGGAGCCGAATGTGGCTGTGTTCCACGTCAATTTGGTGGCAACTATGAATTCCGTATTGTGGATACTGGTCGCAAGAATGATCCTAATAAGGAATTGACAACTTTCATCCTCGAAGGACG AATCGTGATAGACATGGACGTAAAGAAATTATACGTGGCGATAACGAACAGGAAAAAACCAGCTGGAATTGAAGGCAACAATGAAGCTGGTTGGTATGGACCGTTGGACTATGCCTTCATGGGTGACTTCACCAAA AATATACTATCAATGAAAACAGGAAGTTTTTGTATAAACGCACATTATGAATCGGCCTTTCTTCGAAGGAAAAAATTGGGGGAAAAGCTTGATAGCATTCGCTGTTTCCTaa gAAATACAGACAGTTCTACCGTGTCGAACAGAACGGACGATTCTGGAAAGGGAATGACATTCATGTTACGTGAAATGTTCAGTGAATTCAATTTGACCTACTCGCTACCAGACTGCCATTTGAACGAAATTTCTGGATTATATTTGTTACCGCGTAGAg GTGAGGCGGTCTTTCCTAAGTTTGACATAAGCATTGACAAATTTGATGCGAAGGAACTTGACGGGGTAACATTATGTGATAAACCGATCAAAGAAATATCTACACAC CAAATACCATCACTCTTCTTACCCTATCCGTTCAACACATGA
- the LOC141904764 gene encoding uncharacterized protein LOC141904764 — translation MDELKFYVTISNRKRLAGRGGNDDADWYGPMNYALIADLTRNIISREQDKYCLNVHFEEASRQWKKVGKRFDSIRCYARNTESSTVSNRTDDSGKRMTFMIRELFRVFNFTYSLPDCHLNEISGILVMPRRGREAFPKFDIKIDKLDAKELEGVKLCDKQTREISASFIPSLLPYPFNSILERIDIFDYL, via the exons ATGGACGAATTGAAATTCTACGTGACGATATCGAACAGGAAAAGACTAGCTGGGCGTGGAGGCAACGATGATGCTGATTGGTACGGACCAATGAACTACGCCTTGATCGCTGACCTCACCAGA AATATAATATCGAGGGAACAAGACAAATATTGTTTGAACGTACATTTTGAAGAGGCGTCTCGTCAGTGGAAAAAAGTAGGAAAAAGATTTGATAGCATTCGCTGTTATGCaa GAAATACAGAAAGTTCTACCGTGTCGAACAGAACGGACGATTCTGGCAAGAGAATGACATTCATGATACGTGAACTTTTCAGAGTATTCAATTTTACCTACTCGCTACCAGACTGCCATTTGAACGAAATTTCAGGAATATTAGTTATGCCACGTAgag GTCGGGAAGCGTTTCCTAAGTTTGACATTAAGATTGACAAATTGGATGCAAAAGAACTTGAAGGGGTAAAATTATGTGATAAACAGACGAGAGAAATTTCCGCATCC TTTATACCATCACTCCTGCCCTATCCATTCAACAGCATCCTGGAGaggattgatatttttgattatttataA
- the LOC141904654 gene encoding uncharacterized protein LOC141904654, whose product MMISTLIAFIAVAFGVINAFYIEKRNDVGAKCGCLPRQFGGNYELRFLNMGGKYDPYKDLTTFILEGRIVINMDELKFYVTLTNRKRLAGRGGNDEAGWYGPMNYALMADLTKNIISSKTGNRCANAYFKWANRQWKNIGTNFEIIRCYPRYTESSTVSNRTDDSGMRMTFMLRRMFSAFNLTYSLADCQLIEISGFKFMPRGGKVVYPKFDIKIDKLDAKELDGVKPCDGPMRVIPAYEIPSLLPYPFDDLPGEDIVFDFL is encoded by the exons AT GATGATTTCTACATTGATAGCGTTCATTGCTGTGGCGTTTGGAGTCATTAATGCTTTCTATATAGAAAAGCGTAATGATGTTGGAGCCAAATGTGGCTGTCTTCCACGTCAATTCGGTGGCAACTATGAACTCCGATTTTTGAATATGGGTGGTAAATATGATCCCTACAAGGATTTGACGACTTTTATCCTCGAAGGACG AATCGTGATAAATATGGACGAATTAAAATTCTATGTGACGCTAACGAACAGGAAAAGACTAGCTGGGCGTGGAGGCAACGATGAAGCTGGTTGGTACGGACCAATGAACTACGCCTTGATGGCTGACCTCACCAAA AATATAATATCGAGTAAAACAGGCAATCGTTGTGCGAACGCATATTTTAAATGGGCGAATCGTCAGTGGAAGAACATAggaacaaattttgaaatcattcgCTGTTACCCAA GATATACAGAAAGTTCTACCGTGTCGAACAGAACGGACGATTCTGGAATGAGAATGACATTCATGTTACGTAGAATGTTCAGTGCATTCAATTTGACCTACTCACTAGCAGACTGTCAATTGATCGAAATTTCTGGATTTAAATTCATGCCACGTGgag GTAAAGTAGTGTATCCTAAGTTTGACATAAAGATTGACAAATTGGATGCAAAAGAACTTGACGGGGTAAAACCATGTGATGGACCGATGAGAGTAATTCCCGCATAC gAAATACCATCACTCCTGCCCTATCCATTCGACGATCTGCCTGGAGAAGATATTGTCTTTGACTTTTTATAA